A genomic window from Streptomyces broussonetiae includes:
- a CDS encoding nSTAND1 domain-containing NTPase — MAQRSGQGASTLSQAASGERLPTLPVVLAYARACGGEETEWEARWRETAAESAAEPRREDGDVQPPYRGLARFEPGDRDLFFGRDVLVAELAALLNAHRLVAVVGASGSGKSSLLRAGLIPRLRIPDPAGPRAAAIRILTPGPHPVATHTGAMTPREADGDTVVVVDQFEELYTLCQDPAERAAFIDLLVTAVQPNSGVRVVIAVRADFFGRCAEHHHLAGALRQATLLVGPMSPAELREAIVKPAAAAGLIVQRELTAKIVNDVADEPGGLPLMSHALLETWYRRRGRALTVEMYQATGGIHGAIAKSAEQVYSALSDTEATAARRMLLRLISPGDGTPDTRHPTDHAALDTDSPEARNVLAQLVRVRLLTLDGDTVELAHEALITAWPRLQLWVEEARDRLRVHHQLTEAARTWKALGQDPGALYRGTRLAAAEECFAGRRADLIPVECAFLDASIVAREQELRGAWRTARRLRRLRVAISAIAVLAMLVGLVAWQQDQTGQRRLADAASRRVAALAESMRYADPLTALRLSVAAWRISPTLEARTALLGASTQPEQDAFAVPGPAGQSAEDPSFLSTDGSTLVTGGTGYAQLWDLTSRRLLRAPPVGKDDRLMEASSDARRLLFRTSDAWEVLDAASGASTRLPLPASDGIVLFGPTEDTFLFYDEPGHFARMWRLPRRHRAPVVSERTNQGPGTVCARTGDLLVWDGGSERRLGRRGPWASAVRLACGPHGDAVGSYALHMDADHLVIVAGNRIHIWSLRTGKEGPSIPATARTFVSITPDGRFLTVADKRAIALWRLGSSAGPVFRYPLQGRWVAEVSLDQRRKLIRYLEAGFSTAPVIRTLYVGDALDSDWRTDGVQTPPPAADPGRPVESQMTAMDVAPGDGGRVATGDGTGWVTLWDRTIKHRFGMFDAVPTDAEDGKPHPVSALAYSPDSRILAAAGGSSVRLWDAASSRPLGTTLLAAGDDVVSLAFNRAGTTLIVHGAHTPPRAYPISPQLVAASVCARAGSGLSPAAWKTFIPDVSYQQTC; from the coding sequence ATGGCGCAGCGGTCCGGTCAAGGGGCGAGCACGCTGTCGCAGGCTGCCTCCGGTGAGCGGCTCCCTACGTTGCCGGTCGTTCTCGCCTACGCCCGCGCTTGCGGCGGCGAAGAGACGGAGTGGGAGGCGCGGTGGCGTGAGACGGCCGCCGAGTCAGCGGCCGAGCCGCGCAGGGAGGATGGGGATGTCCAGCCGCCCTACCGTGGCCTTGCCCGTTTCGAGCCGGGGGATCGGGACCTGTTCTTCGGTAGGGATGTGCTGGTTGCCGAACTGGCCGCGCTCTTGAACGCCCATCGATTGGTTGCTGTCGTGGGCGCATCGGGCAGCGGAAAGTCTTCGCTGCTGCGCGCCGGCCTCATCCCGCGCCTGCGTATCCCCGACCCTGCTGGCCCGCGGGCGGCCGCCATTCGTATCCTCACCCCCGGGCCACATCCGGTCGCCACGCACACCGGCGCGATGACACCGCGCGAAGCTGACGGCGACACGGTGGTCGTCGTCGACCAGTTCGAGGAGCTGTACACGTTGTGCCAGGATCCGGCAGAGCGTGCGGCGTTCATCGACCTGCTGGTGACCGCCGTCCAGCCGAACAGCGGAGTGCGTGTCGTGATCGCTGTGCGGGCGGACTTCTTCGGCCGCTGTGCCGAGCACCACCACCTCGCTGGAGCGCTGCGGCAGGCCACGCTTCTGGTCGGACCCATGAGCCCGGCCGAGTTACGCGAAGCAATTGTCAAACCGGCTGCCGCGGCAGGATTGATCGTGCAACGCGAGCTGACAGCGAAGATCGTCAACGACGTCGCTGACGAACCCGGCGGGTTGCCGCTGATGTCCCACGCGCTCCTGGAGACCTGGTACCGCCGCAGGGGCCGTGCGTTGACCGTGGAGATGTATCAGGCCACAGGCGGTATCCATGGCGCGATCGCCAAGAGCGCAGAGCAGGTGTACTCAGCGCTCTCGGATACGGAGGCCACAGCCGCCCGTCGGATGCTGCTGCGGCTGATCTCGCCCGGGGACGGAACCCCTGATACCCGCCACCCTACCGATCATGCCGCGCTGGACACCGACTCCCCTGAGGCCAGGAACGTTCTTGCGCAACTGGTCCGGGTACGCCTGCTCACCCTCGACGGCGACACGGTCGAGCTAGCCCACGAAGCACTGATCACGGCTTGGCCCCGGCTCCAGCTCTGGGTCGAGGAGGCCCGCGACCGCCTGCGTGTCCACCACCAGCTCACCGAAGCCGCGCGCACATGGAAGGCCCTCGGACAAGACCCAGGAGCCTTGTATCGCGGCACACGACTGGCCGCGGCCGAGGAGTGCTTCGCTGGACGTCGCGCGGACCTGATCCCGGTCGAGTGTGCCTTTCTCGACGCCAGCATCGTCGCACGCGAGCAGGAACTGCGCGGGGCGTGGCGAACGGCCCGACGGCTTCGGCGGCTGCGGGTGGCAATCTCCGCAATCGCGGTCTTGGCGATGCTTGTCGGCCTGGTGGCGTGGCAGCAGGACCAGACCGGGCAGCGGCGCCTCGCCGACGCGGCATCCCGACGCGTCGCGGCGCTCGCGGAAAGCATGCGGTACGCCGACCCGCTCACCGCTCTGCGCCTCAGCGTGGCCGCATGGCGCATCAGCCCCACACTGGAAGCCAGGACTGCGCTCCTGGGCGCTTCCACCCAGCCCGAGCAGGATGCCTTCGCCGTACCAGGCCCGGCCGGCCAAAGCGCCGAGGACCCCTCCTTCCTGAGCACCGACGGCAGCACGTTGGTGACCGGCGGCACCGGATACGCACAGCTGTGGGACCTGACCAGCCGCCGCCTCCTGCGTGCGCCGCCTGTTGGTAAGGACGACCGCCTGATGGAGGCGTCCTCCGACGCCAGGCGGTTACTGTTCCGTACCTCGGACGCGTGGGAGGTGCTCGACGCGGCCTCCGGCGCGTCAACCCGGTTGCCGCTCCCCGCCTCCGACGGAATCGTGCTCTTCGGTCCGACCGAAGACACGTTTCTTTTCTATGACGAACCCGGCCACTTTGCCAGGATGTGGCGTCTGCCGCGTCGCCACCGAGCCCCGGTTGTTTCCGAGCGCACGAATCAGGGGCCAGGGACGGTATGTGCCCGGACCGGTGACCTGCTTGTGTGGGACGGCGGCAGCGAACGTCGACTGGGCAGGAGGGGGCCGTGGGCCTCCGCTGTGCGACTGGCCTGCGGTCCACACGGCGATGCGGTTGGGTCGTACGCGCTGCACATGGATGCGGACCACCTCGTCATCGTCGCCGGCAACCGCATACACATCTGGAGCCTGCGTACGGGAAAGGAAGGCCCGTCCATCCCTGCGACGGCACGCACCTTCGTGTCCATCACCCCCGACGGCCGGTTTCTTACGGTCGCCGACAAGAGGGCCATTGCTCTGTGGCGGCTCGGCAGCTCCGCCGGTCCGGTCTTCCGGTATCCCCTGCAGGGCCGCTGGGTCGCGGAAGTGAGCCTGGACCAGCGCCGAAAGCTGATCCGGTACCTCGAAGCGGGCTTCTCGACCGCGCCCGTCATCCGGACTCTCTACGTCGGGGACGCCCTTGACTCTGATTGGAGGACCGACGGAGTCCAGACGCCGCCTCCTGCCGCCGATCCCGGCCGCCCGGTCGAGAGCCAGATGACGGCTATGGACGTGGCCCCCGGTGACGGAGGCCGGGTGGCGACCGGCGACGGCACGGGGTGGGTCACCCTGTGGGACCGGACAATTAAGCACCGGTTCGGCATGTTCGACGCCGTGCCCACCGACGCGGAGGACGGCAAACCCCATCCGGTCTCCGCGCTCGCCTACTCACCGGACAGCCGTATCCTGGCTGCCGCAGGCGGCAGCAGTGTCCGGCTGTGGGACGCCGCGTCATCCCGTCCGCTGGGGACGACCCTGCTCGCGGCGGGGGACGACGTGGTCTCCTTGGCCTTCAACCGCGCCGGGACAACCCTCATCGTTCACGGTGCCCATACACCGCCACGTGCCTACCCGATATCACCGCAGCTCGTTGCTGCATCCGTATGCGCCCGCGCAGGGTCCGGCCTGAGCCCTGCCGCCTGGAAGACATTCATTCCGGATGTCTCGTACCAGCAGACCTGTTGA
- a CDS encoding MarR family winged helix-turn-helix transcriptional regulator — protein sequence MTTISTPRNNTTALDQRPIALVAWGATEAILRHAQAALARIDVTQPQWWALNNIVRAEHGLTKEEIRALDVPYGMDTQVMVHAADALVHRGWLGVGADGRLTLTEQGHEGLATAKEHMDRVRSELLGDITEEDYATAVSVLQHVTDNLA from the coding sequence ATGACGACCATAAGCACCCCGCGGAACAACACGACCGCGCTCGACCAGCGGCCGATCGCCCTGGTTGCCTGGGGCGCCACCGAGGCGATCCTGCGGCATGCGCAGGCTGCCCTGGCGCGCATCGACGTGACCCAGCCCCAGTGGTGGGCGCTCAACAACATCGTCCGGGCCGAGCACGGCCTCACCAAAGAAGAGATCCGTGCCCTGGACGTGCCCTACGGCATGGACACCCAGGTGATGGTCCACGCCGCCGACGCCCTCGTGCACCGGGGCTGGCTCGGCGTCGGCGCGGACGGCCGGCTGACTCTCACGGAACAGGGCCACGAGGGCCTGGCGACGGCGAAGGAACACATGGACCGGGTGCGCTCGGAGCTCCTCGGCGACATCACGGAGGAGGACTACGCGACGGCGGTCTCCGTACTCCAGCACGTCACCGACAACCTCGCCTGA
- a CDS encoding alcohol dehydrogenase catalytic domain-containing protein has protein sequence MSRAEKEVVLLELLEPSSPGPGQILVAVEAAGVGPWDELLNGAGWDVGLRPPAALGVEGAGKVLAVGAGVTGFAVGDRVLAHEAPAAPGEAASGPNAF, from the coding sequence GTGTCGAGGGCCGAGAAGGAAGTCGTCCTGCTGGAGTTGCTCGAACCGTCGTCTCCCGGGCCCGGTCAGATCCTGGTGGCGGTGGAGGCGGCCGGGGTCGGCCCGTGGGACGAACTGCTGAACGGCGCCGGCTGGGACGTGGGGCTGCGCCCCCCGGCGGCGCTGGGAGTGGAGGGCGCGGGCAAGGTGCTGGCCGTCGGCGCGGGTGTCACCGGGTTTGCCGTGGGCGACCGGGTGCTCGCACACGAGGCCCCCGCTGCCCCGGGGGAAGCGGCTTCTGGGCCGAACGCGTTCTGA
- a CDS encoding zinc-binding dehydrogenase gives MHAAALPVNGLTAVQALEKLDLGRGQRLLITNGGGATGVLAIQLAAAQGIEVTATASAAAAERLRGLGAMEAVDYHDPNWPARVRGGFDAVLVIAAGTADAALPLVRDGGRLCSLTSDAPAEERGITSWDLYVEPNTAQLVRLAEQVAAGTLKLAPEPLPLSEGPDAFARVVTGRAGGKKIVLTPA, from the coding sequence GTGCACGCGGCGGCGCTGCCGGTCAACGGACTCACCGCGGTGCAGGCCCTGGAGAAACTGGACCTCGGCCGAGGACAGCGGCTCCTGATCACCAACGGAGGCGGGGCCACCGGAGTCCTGGCCATCCAGCTTGCCGCGGCCCAGGGCATCGAGGTGACCGCGACCGCCTCTGCTGCCGCCGCGGAACGCCTGCGCGGTCTGGGAGCGATGGAGGCTGTCGACTACCACGACCCCAACTGGCCGGCCAGGGTACGCGGCGGGTTCGACGCCGTCCTCGTCATCGCCGCCGGCACGGCGGACGCCGCCCTGCCCTTGGTGCGGGACGGCGGCCGACTGTGCTCCCTGACCTCGGACGCGCCTGCGGAGGAACGAGGCATCACGAGTTGGGACCTCTACGTCGAACCCAACACCGCGCAGCTTGTCCGGCTGGCGGAGCAGGTCGCCGCGGGAACCTTGAAACTCGCACCGGAACCCCTGCCGCTGAGCGAGGGGCCGGATGCGTTCGCCCGGGTGGTCACTGGACGGGCCGGCGGCAAGAAGATCGTGCTCACCCCAGCATGA
- a CDS encoding DUF6603 domain-containing protein has protein sequence MGGTARRRNALRTSPQDEQEPIQPGGGRCAAGGHRHISRQRCRRSICAQRGREPSFFAFGALSADKGIEPPAFQVRGVAGGMGWRSHLRLPDGPDNVPDFPFIKALDDPRAIGAKPDGSADPLAVLEHLTQGDKPWVRPAHFDRLYRLLLAELHAADGLDWSRACVDTSRIRAKRRG, from the coding sequence ATCGGCGGGACGGCGCGACGACGCAACGCACTCAGGACATCCCCTCAAGACGAGCAAGAGCCGATACAGCCTGGCGGTGGGCGGTGTGCTGCTGGTGGACACCGGCACATTTCACGGCAGCGCTGTCGCCGCAGCATATGCGCCCAGCGGGGACGTGAGCCGTCGTTCTTCGCGTTCGGCGCGCTGAGTGCGGACAAGGGGATCGAGCCGCCCGCGTTCCAGGTGCGCGGGGTGGCCGGCGGGATGGGGTGGCGCAGCCATCTGCGGCTGCCGGATGGTCCGGACAACGTGCCGGACTTCCCGTTCATCAAGGCGCTGGACGACCCGCGGGCGATCGGCGCGAAACCGGACGGTTCGGCTGATCCGCTGGCGGTGCTGGAACATCTCACCCAGGGTGACAAGCCGTGGGTGCGTCCCGCGCACTTCGACCGGTTGTACCGTCTGCTGCTCGCCGAGCTGCACGCGGCCGACGGGCTGGACTGGTCGCGGGCCTGCGTGGATACCTCCCGTATCCGCGCGAAAAGAAGGGGGTGA
- a CDS encoding class I SAM-dependent methyltransferase yields the protein MTDDPKRHPNPQDLGRVFNEVPELYDRVRPGYPDELFADLVAATGLDEGSSVLEVGCGTAQATRSLATLGCSVTAVEAGADMAALARHRIASFRNVEVETSAFEEWDDRGRRFDVLVAASSWHWVDPSLGWQRAHDVLSPGGWMALLGNVVVRRPGEPEVYAETADLHERFCPGNPDWGHPPLEDDVRTTNEGWGLVADPGGLFGPTIVRWYPTVQWFNGDGFADHLRSLSLYRSLDHDVREPLLDAIAERIRKRMGDRASRRYLSVLRLGQRAE from the coding sequence GTGACCGATGACCCGAAGAGGCACCCGAATCCACAGGACCTCGGCCGGGTGTTCAATGAGGTCCCGGAGCTCTACGACCGGGTCCGGCCGGGGTATCCGGACGAGTTGTTCGCGGACCTTGTCGCCGCGACCGGCCTGGACGAAGGGTCGTCGGTGCTGGAGGTGGGCTGCGGTACCGCTCAGGCGACGCGATCACTGGCAACGCTCGGCTGCTCAGTGACCGCTGTCGAGGCGGGCGCAGACATGGCCGCACTCGCTCGCCACCGGATCGCTTCCTTCCGCAACGTCGAAGTCGAGACGTCGGCGTTTGAGGAGTGGGACGACCGCGGTCGACGCTTCGATGTCCTCGTCGCTGCGTCCTCGTGGCACTGGGTCGACCCGTCCCTTGGCTGGCAGCGAGCACACGACGTGCTCTCTCCCGGGGGTTGGATGGCGCTGCTCGGCAACGTCGTTGTCCGGCGACCGGGAGAGCCGGAGGTGTACGCCGAGACCGCCGATCTCCACGAGCGGTTCTGTCCCGGGAATCCCGACTGGGGTCATCCACCGCTGGAGGACGACGTGCGCACCACCAACGAGGGCTGGGGCCTGGTCGCCGATCCCGGAGGATTGTTCGGCCCGACGATCGTGCGCTGGTACCCGACCGTTCAGTGGTTCAACGGGGACGGATTCGCCGATCACCTTCGCTCGTTGTCGCTGTATCGCAGCCTCGACCACGACGTCCGTGAGCCCCTGCTCGACGCCATCGCCGAGCGCATCCGCAAGCGGATGGGCGACCGCGCATCACGCCGATATCTGAGCGTCCTGCGACTCGGACAGCGCGCCGAGTGA
- a CDS encoding nucleotidyltransferase domain-containing protein produces the protein MGGPVRFVLSDQSGREVDLHPPAFGEDGSAVQASPDPERPFPYLASCFVSGVVAEAVVRHGATAPGVPDRHTPLILDHF, from the coding sequence ATGGGCGGTCCTGTGCGGTTCGTCCTGTCGGACCAATCGGGGCGGGAGGTCGATCTGCATCCGCCGGCCTTCGGTGAGGACGGTTCGGCGGTGCAAGCGTCGCCGGATCCGGAACGTCCGTTTCCCTATCTTGCATCCTGTTTCGTCAGTGGCGTTGTCGCCGAGGCCGTGGTCCGACATGGCGCAACTGCGCCAGGCGTTCCGGATCGCCACACACCTTTGATCCTGGACCACTTTTGA
- a CDS encoding helix-turn-helix domain-containing protein, producing the protein MHGDLRADTAAVGRMRRADDVLDMQRAARKGGTKPVLRWLARRTGATVFLMNSAGTPAHPSHAPLGVAERGLALRGARELTERRLGSVAIDQDGLTCIVLPLDGSRGVAAPLLAAVVPRPTPPELPLLLADATSVLSLNWLAEHTRRKQRRLRIAEAGTREAVLHLLLNGHTSVARQIAGALRPALPAMVRVYVIEGPPRVRSQLVRKLTDAAEGAWIVPCPVYADHLFMLAPGDGAPARIWPPELAAACWIGESSAVPLRETATGYAQAFHALAAARGRAERQASFAASRDLVLTIGPAAAAWAEAFLSPIRTHRARRTQDPDSAELLATAASWLSFSSRATAHLRIHRNTLSARLTCIQELLGLDLHRLADQAALVLALRTIAAGLPPSPEGDAARAGETLPTLDELLLLPRVGAWAQQQFRPVTAPDVPACIAETLTTWLRLDARIGPTATALSISASAVRKRLTRSEALLERSLLRSPSVIHDQWLALRALDLAEPSEVPRHLPGL; encoded by the coding sequence ATGCACGGTGATCTGCGTGCGGACACGGCGGCTGTCGGACGGATGCGACGCGCCGACGACGTGCTGGATATGCAGCGTGCCGCTCGAAAGGGCGGCACCAAGCCGGTGCTTCGCTGGCTGGCGCGCCGCACCGGTGCCACGGTCTTTCTGATGAACTCTGCCGGTACTCCGGCCCACCCATCGCACGCTCCCCTCGGCGTCGCCGAGCGGGGTCTCGCGTTGCGCGGTGCGCGAGAGTTAACTGAGCGGCGGCTGGGGTCCGTTGCCATCGACCAGGACGGACTCACCTGCATCGTCCTTCCTCTCGACGGATCGCGGGGTGTCGCGGCGCCCCTTCTCGCTGCCGTTGTGCCCCGGCCGACACCACCTGAACTGCCGCTCCTGCTCGCGGATGCCACATCCGTGCTGAGTCTGAACTGGCTGGCGGAACACACCCGGCGGAAGCAACGTCGGCTACGGATTGCCGAAGCCGGGACGCGCGAAGCAGTCCTGCATTTACTGCTGAACGGCCACACGTCCGTGGCGCGCCAGATCGCGGGGGCGCTGCGCCCGGCTCTTCCCGCGATGGTGCGCGTGTACGTCATCGAGGGTCCGCCGAGAGTTCGCAGCCAACTCGTCCGGAAACTGACCGATGCGGCCGAAGGCGCGTGGATCGTGCCATGCCCGGTGTACGCCGACCATCTCTTCATGCTTGCGCCCGGTGACGGCGCCCCGGCACGGATCTGGCCCCCCGAGCTGGCAGCCGCCTGCTGGATCGGAGAGAGCAGTGCCGTGCCCCTGCGGGAAACCGCCACTGGCTATGCTCAGGCGTTCCATGCTCTCGCTGCCGCACGCGGCCGCGCTGAACGGCAGGCCTCGTTCGCGGCCAGCCGCGACCTCGTACTGACCATCGGGCCCGCTGCGGCGGCCTGGGCCGAGGCCTTCCTCTCACCGATCCGTACCCACCGCGCCAGACGGACCCAGGATCCCGACAGCGCTGAACTGCTGGCCACCGCCGCGTCATGGCTCAGCTTCTCCTCCCGTGCGACGGCCCACCTGAGAATTCACCGCAACACCCTGAGCGCGCGTCTGACATGCATCCAAGAACTGCTCGGCTTGGACCTGCATCGGCTCGCCGACCAAGCCGCACTGGTACTCGCTCTGCGCACCATCGCCGCAGGGCTCCCGCCCTCGCCAGAGGGCGATGCCGCACGGGCGGGGGAGACGTTGCCCACCTTGGACGAGCTTCTGTTGCTGCCGCGCGTCGGGGCGTGGGCCCAACAACAGTTCCGTCCTGTCACCGCGCCCGACGTCCCGGCATGCATCGCGGAGACCCTCACCACTTGGCTACGCCTCGACGCACGCATCGGGCCCACCGCGACCGCACTGTCCATCTCGGCATCCGCCGTGCGCAAGCGTCTGACACGGAGCGAAGCACTGCTCGAACGCTCGCTTCTTCGGTCCCCCAGCGTCATCCATGACCAGTGGCTCGCACTACGCGCCCTCGACCTGGCCGAGCCGAGCGAAGTGCCGCGCCACCTTCCCGGCCTCTAG